Proteins encoded within one genomic window of Macrotis lagotis isolate mMagLag1 chromosome 3, bilby.v1.9.chrom.fasta, whole genome shotgun sequence:
- the LOC141516910 gene encoding olfactory receptor 10AG1-like, with protein MAETNNSMVMEFILLGFSDLPSLQGFLFGIFLIIYISILVGNGLIIIITKVTAALQTPMYFFLGNFAFLEICYTSVTIPRMLSDLWTQKKNISLIACAVQLGFFLSIGGTESFFLAVMSYDRYVAICKPLYYPLIMNPKKCNQLVTGAWVIGIPIQVAQTCQLFSLSFCGSNKLNHVFCDIPPILKLACGDTSLNELSVFCGAMIFVTSPALLILWSYINIIKTILMLPSAMGRRKAFSTCSSHLIVVGLFYGSAFIAYFRPKSSHSPEVDKVLALFYTIVTPLFNPLIYSLRNRDVIAAIKQLIPK; from the coding sequence ATGGCAGAAACAAATAACAGCATGGTGATGGAATTCATCCTTCTGGGATTTTCTGATCTTCCAAGCCTCCAAGGGTTtctctttgggattttcttaatcATTTACATAAGTATCTTGGTAGGAAATGgcctcatcattattattaccaaAGTTACTGCTGCTCTACAAACCCCCATGTACTTTTTTCTTGGAAATTTTGCTTTCTTAGAAATCTGCTACACATCAGTGACTATACCCAGAATGTTGTCAGACCTTTGGAcccagaagaaaaatatttctttaatagcTTGTGCTGTGCAACTTGGCTTTTTCCTTAGTATAGGAGGCACTGAGAGCTTCTTCCTGGCTGTAATGTCCTATGATCGTTATGTGGCTATCTGTAAGCCACTCTACTATCCTCTCATCATGAACCCTAAAAAGTGCAATCAGCTGGTTACTGGTGCCTGGGTCATTGGAATTCCCATTCAGGTAGCACAGACATGTCAGTTATTCTCTCTGTCCTTCTGTGGGTCTAATAAACTCAATCATGTTTTCTGTGATATTCCCCCAATACTAAAACTTGCCTGTGGAGATACGTCTTTGAATGAGTTATCTGTTTTTTGTGGTGCTATGATCTTTGTTACATCTCCTGCACTGTTGATACTCTGGTCCTACATCAATATCATTAAAACCATCCTGATGCTACCATCTGCCATGGGAAGACGCAAAGCCTTCTCTACTTGTTCCTCTCACCTGATAGTTGTGGGCCTATTCTATGGGTCTGCTTTTATTGCATATTTTAGACCCAAATCTAGCCACTCACCAGAAGTAGACAAAGTTCTTGCCCTTTTTTATACTATTGTGACCCCACTCTTTAATCCTTTAATATACAGTCTGAGGAACAGGGATGTCATTGCTGCAATAAAACAACTAATACCAAAATGA